AGTCGGGCCTTTCGTTGCAGGGCAGGAGAGCCCGCCTGGCTCGAAGTGACGATGCTGGATGTTCAGTTCAGATAAGGGCATGTGAGAGAACAATGCTGGATGATTGCTTCGAACTTATCAAGCTGTATGGTACGTGAGGATAGTGGCCGTCATCGACTATCGTGTTTTGGCATGTGATGATGCTTCAAGGTTCTACCACAACTTCCAATATTGTCGACAGGTTTGAGAGATGAAGGTCCTGAATGGATGAAGAGTGGCTGACTGATCTCAATAAAGCACCGGCACTTTTCTGCCTATCCGAAGGCTTGCTTGGGGCTTGCACACCACCAGACATGAATATTACCACGCCACACACGCAGAGACCGGAATGTTCGGCCGTCGCAGCTGCAGTCGACAGGAGCATATTAAACCCGGGCGAACCTTGAGAGCCTCATTCTTAGACCAACCTCTAAGTTGATGCTGCATAATATTCTAGATACGACAGTGAGAATGCAACCACCAGCAGACTTCGCATATAGGTGGGTAGCCAACTGATTTTCTTGAAAGAGCATGTGAATCCGACTCACAGTACCTTGCACTCTCTGGTTTCGGATAAGTTCCTGGACTACGAAAAACAACTAAAAGCAAGCCGGATGTGATGAGGACCAGGCTGACTCTCAGCCTAGGGTTCAAACTCCAGGAGCTCTGGAGACTAAAAGATTCACCAGTGAAGAAAAAGCACGTTTACGACAGGGATTCCCGTAAGGGGCTCAATTTCCAGGGTTCGAAAGAGAAAAAATCTTTGTTCGGGGCAATACGGATATGCCGAGCAAAGCCCTCGGAAGAAATCGTATGGAGACCAAGCCTTTAGAGAGAACTAGTGAGCTCCACATGATAACGAAACAGCTTCTTTTCATGGCGCCTAGAAAACAGTCAGTCAAAGTTCCATGGGGGGGCGTGGAGATTAGATTGAGCGCCAAAGCCGCTGGACCGAGGATAGCAACTACCGGCATTGCTTTTGCGGTTTGCTCTTGTTTTACTTTGACGCACTTGCACGGACGCTCCTGAAGCAACCCTGGATGTAGGCCGAGGTACTATATGACGGCATTCCAAAGGTGAGGCGAGAAAGGTACCAGGCTCGCAGATCCCGATCTCGGTGACTGATATAATTTTGCTTCCCCGGATTTCGACACACGCCCTGCCGATGTTCCCCAGAAAGTGTTGATCTATGCGTGACGGTGTGGATGTAAAGCATAGGGACCCTTGATAGCCATGACGATAGCTTCACCAGAGAACCACTCACACTGAAAAAAGAACTTTTCTCCAAGAGGAAGTTCCGAAAACTGAGGTCGTTTCCGACCGGCTAAGAAATCTGCTCCAGCCAAGAACCCAGTTCTCATGACTGTACCTGGAATTCATGTGTCATTCTTACATACTTGGTAATCAAGGAAATCTGGAGATCAGGAATAAACTTTTCAGACTTGAATTGTCTACGTCAAGAAGTTCTGATGCGGCTCCTTTCAATCTTTGGATGGCTTGTCACATGCATTGGTGGTCAGTCACATGTTCCGTGAtgctcaagatgatgagagctgGGCTAGGTATTGTGAAACTGCTCTAGCGTAATAGATAGGTGTAGTTGTTTATGACAATGATTGAGACAATCTCAGCAGGCTTTTTGGTGTGCTTGTAGCCGCTGCCGCAATTCATATGGATGAGTACTGGCGGAATCCTCATCAAAACAGTTTCTGAAAACTCAGGAGAACAGTAGATACACAGCGTTGAGAATGATTGAGGATGACCTGTGCGGTTACTTGGTCACCATTCACTCTTTAGTAAAGGAAGATTCCTTCTGATTCATCTCAATTGTCAACAGACCGTGTTGTATAAATCCATgacaatgttgagaagagtTAGATCTCAGTCATCACTCTGCAACTTGCCTCAACATGAACATCCAATGACCGGAAGTCGAAAGACGTCAAGAGGATACGTAGAGCATATGGAGTATATTTGAATCGTGAAAGAAGTTGCGTACTACGATGCTGATTCTGAAGTACGAGTCTTCCCCCCTGAGACTCTTATCAACTCATGTGTCAAGTGAGACTGAGCACTATGAACTCACCGGGAACCGTCTAGTTTGCAGGGTCAGGGTCGCAGCTTGTGTCGAACTGTGATCAATGAAAGTGAGCCTATAATAAAATAGAGGGATTGCGGCTGAAGTGTTGTGCTTCAGCTCAATCCTTTTGAGTGTCTCGCTGTCTTGTCATGGCGGAATTGAGCCTTCATGTCAACGGCATGATCCCTTTGGCTATAGACTACATAGGGTTTGTCTCATAGCCAGGAGAGATTATTATTGATCATACCACTGACTGACTGGCTGGGCTTGCAGCATTTGTGTGATTCATAGTCGAGTCTACAGAGGTATCCTGGGTTCTTTGCCTAGGGTTATGTTGTCAGCTCTCCCCAAAGACTGCATCGCAGATCGAGCATGTTAGTTTACGATCTAGGAAACAGTTCTAAGCAGTTTGGTATCTCTGTTCTGAGTTGGAATACGCGTTCTGGGCGAATATATATATGAATGGTATCCTTTAACCCCTTGGACCTAAAGGATGAGGTTGCGGGAAGCCCATACGTTCTTGTGGTCTTACTATAGTGTACGATTTATGAGCAGATGAACAGTAAGCCATCTAGCGGGCAAGGTGTCCATATCCAGAGAATCTCCCAAATTGCGAAGATTGCAGCCAGATCGGTCACCAGATATCAATCGTATTGGTTGGAGCCAAGGCAACTGAGACTGAGACAGCAATATATATTACACTTCGGAGGTCTTTTGCCCGTTAATATATGACACAGAGCGCAGTTTGTATGAAGATGTAATGATATCCtttcaaaaaaaaaaaaaaaaaaaaaaaaaaaaaacccaGTAGTGTGAAGAGGTTGGTGCTTAATATCCAGGACTGGACATGTAATTTCAACGGGGAGGCTCTTATAATCCTCAGGAACAGTTTGAAAGTTATAAGAATCTCCAGCTGGAGTTACGATTTGCCCCAAAACGATACAAATGGCAGTTTGAAGTATCGATTGTAGGTCCAGTGTAGGCTGTAAGGCTGAAAGTGAGGTCGGATGTCTTTGGGCCTTGAAGATGGCATGGCGGAATTAGTTCGTGGAAGTAAATGGCAGGATTACACGAGTTCAGAACACGGCATAATTAACTTATCCTTCTTTCCATTGTTTGTCATTGTTGAATGTCTACAAAGAGCTGTAATCATAAAACTCGGATAAAGATACACAGGTTTGCCCGTCAACTGCTCTGCGATGAACGTAGATAACAGCACACAAAGCTTGGAACCGACTATAAATACAAAAGCCGCCTAGTCAAGCCGGCTTCCAGCATATGATACAAGAACTCAGAGTTCCTTTGCACACCAACCCAGTCCGGAATGGCTGCATGGCAAGATTTCAGACTTCGTAAGTCGTTGAACATTCAGGATATAACAATTACCACTTCACTCCAAAGAAGCTGAGTTTCTTGCCACCCTTGGAGGATGCTGCATCCTCTTGCTCAAGGTAGATTCTGTCATGACCTTTGATGTCGACAAAGAGATATTTGTACTCAAAGTCACTATGGCCGCGGTATCTGACCATATGAAGCCGTGCAATACCGTTGTTCTTGGGCCCATCAACCTAAAGCTGTTAGTTTCTCTGGTCCATGAACAACCGTATTTGACGTACATAGAAATGCATCATTATATGCTGATCTCCGCGAGCATCTGTCGTTTCCGTAGATCTAGCCCGGTCAGCAATTTGACTTGTTTACAAATGACGGTCAAGCTCACGCAACAGGACGTGCCCTCCTCCACTTGTTGAATGTCTCGTCTCCATGTGCAGTAATCTTCTTGGAGTCGCCCATGAGTTCAATTATACGAGGGTCACgtttgatcttgtcgactGCGcggttgaagttggagatCTTGCTATCGGGGGAGAAGACGTCCGTCCAGAGGAAATACCCTACACCGCCCTAAAGGAAGTACAATGTTCGTCAATGCCACTTGTATGTGCTGTTGCAAAGCCACTTACAGTGAGCACGAGACCGACGAGGATCATGCCAAAGTTGAAGCTCTGCTGCGTCGCTCTCGCTGCCTTCTCTCCCACCGAAAGCTCTGTCCAAGGTACATATCCATTATCGTTGAACGGCGTCACTGCTCTTCGCTTCGATTTAGAGCTTTGAGGCGATGCTCCTAAGCCTTGTTGTGTCGCATAGTATCTCGAGACATGGAAAGGTCGAAGCGTTGATGGGATGCCCCGGAAGGCTATTGATCCGGTCGCGATGAGATTTGTCGTCGTCGGTTTCATCCTGGCGATTCTACAATAGCCATTGTACAAAGACAATTGCCTTGATTGATTGCGAGTCAGTTAAACTGTGTGATCGAGCTGTTAACAAGCTCAAtcagaagctcatcaagttGCAGCGTTATTGCGGCTCCACCGCCGGGCAGAATTCGAGGTGGGGTTGCCAATTATGACCAAAAGAAGGCTAGCGTCCGTCGATATGCCACCTTATCGACAACTGCCCTTGACTACACTTCTCCTTAATTCTCGACTCTGTCTTGTCCTGTCTTGTCTTAGCAATACAAAATACCCCCCCCAATCCAATTCTGTCCTCTCTTTGACACGTCGCAAATACGCTAGGATATAACTCCTTTTCGCGGTGCCGAGACCTCTTCTGTTGCTGCCTTTCTGTGTCACCTCTATACTCCCGCCTTATTACGGCCTAATAGTTAAGATGAGCGCCCTTGCGTCAAAGCAGCAGTCGCTCAAGATCTTTGAGAAGTTAAAGACTAAGCCCGCGAACAAGGTATATACCCATTAGTTATTTCTGCGCATTCAGTAGAGACGTTAGCTGACCATTGCGCCTACCATCAGATCTGCTTCGACTGCGGCCAAAAGAACCCGACATGGACATCCGTCCCCTTTGGCATCTACCTCTGCCTTGACTGCTCCTCCAACCACCGAAACCTTGGTGTCCATATCTCATTTGTGCGATCAACGAACCTCGACCGTACGTAGACTCCAGCATATTCACTTCCCTTACAAAATCGACTTCAGAGCTAACGAGTTGGAACAGAGTGGCAATGGGACCAGCTCCGAGTTATGAAGGTCGGCGGTAACGAGTCTGCCACCAAGTTCTTCCAGCAGAATGGCGGTACAGCGGCGCTCAATAGTAAGGACCCTAAGACGAAATACCAGTCCAACGCCGCCACCAAGTATAAGGATGAGCTCAAGCGCCGCGCTGCGCGAGACGCCCAGGAGTATGTTTCTAAGTCGCAAATAGTACCCCTGTTTTCAGCTGACATGTGTCTAGATATCCCAACGAGGTTGTTATTACTGATGCTACCGACGACGGAGCCGCCACACCTGCTGGCGAGCCCGATGACGACTTTTTCTCCTCCTGGGACAAGCCTGCTATTAAGCGACCTACCCCTCCTGTCTCTCGCACCGGAACCCCCCCTGTCGTCGGCCGCACTCcctctcccttcttgaaCTCGGGTAATGGTAAGGATATCGCACGTACAGCTTCGCCTCTGTCCCGATCTTCCACTGGCGACAACAAGCCTGCCAGCCGAATCACTACTTCCGCCGCTCTACGCAAGACGACCACTTCCACCGGTCCCCGAAAAGCCAACGTTCTCGGTGCCAAGAAGACCACCAAGCTGGGCGCAAAGAAGGTCACTAGCGACgtgattgactttgacgaggCGGAGCGCAAAGCTAAGGAAGAGGCTGACCGAATTGCGAAGCTCGGTTACGATcctgatgctgaggaggatCCCGCGACCAAGAATGCCTCTGGATCTGGTGCCGCCATCATCTCTCCCACTCCCGTCAGCCCCAGCCGCGGCACAAGTTCATCGCATACTCGCCAGAAGTCTGATGCTGAAGTCGAGCGACtgggcatgggcatgggcCGACTGGGATTCGGACAGATTGGTGGTcccaaggctgctgctgctcctaAGAAGAACGCCGGAGGCTTTGGTTCCGTTGGACCTGTGAAGGCCGCTGCTGTTGGTAAGTTTTAGAAAGAACACAAAGACATAAAACGATACTAATTCGATGGTAGATGACTCAGAGAGATATGCTCGCGACAAGTTCGGCACCCAAAAGG
This genomic stretch from Fusarium oxysporum f. sp. lycopersici 4287 chromosome 2, whole genome shotgun sequence harbors:
- a CDS encoding mitochondrial import inner membrane translocase subunit TIM21 — encoded protein: MKPTTTNLIATGSIAFRGIPSTLRPFHVSRYYATQQGLGASPQSSKSKRRAVTPFNDNGYVPWTELSVGEKAARATQQSFNFGMILVGLVLTGGVGYFLWTDVFSPDSKISNFNRAVDKIKRDPRIIELMGDSKKITAHGDETFNKWRRARPVASTETTDARGDQHIMMHFYVDGPKNNGIARLHMVRYRGHSDFEYKYLFVDIKGHDRIYLEQEDAASSKGGKKLSFFGVKW